One window of the Triticum dicoccoides isolate Atlit2015 ecotype Zavitan chromosome 3B, WEW_v2.0, whole genome shotgun sequence genome contains the following:
- the LOC119276600 gene encoding uncharacterized protein LOC119276600 isoform X1, whose protein sequence is MKRAKDYVWMAKTWTRSIYSDVWCDGLTIDTSEISFTDSSLPNLLPGMFDEDNNLTWKKLTSAGPTLSLLDDNVIYIMAKESMCHPTAYVLTVDTKSLKLESGAQCAPQKTAWFEPTYEPCVLFSSFGTTSELVKEFETKGTISEIKEGPVLSVVSKRLRVLRKKQNRIAQMEESVAAGKMLNQEQKELMHSKPVIAALIDELERLRVPLSTSLTKELSTVPAPAAGSSSFGSDLSVQDLLALIYFGSLFYVKSPNEFIATMVARKHERSSCITHGYVWDDTADLLVENDLDAVSAVAALAAARPASAVGVSHHDALQACAHHARLWLTRADAPIHPGSSVTYAAVRSKLDRIMASDYYTAPAVAGNHGAEGLHSAGTDEHDRLTRGTITQGDPSC, encoded by the exons ATGAAGCGAGCAAAGGATTATGTCTGGATGGCTAAAACATGGACTAGATCAATTTATTCAGATGTTTGGTGTGATGGCTTGACGATTGATACGTCTGAGATATCTTTCACCGACTCAAGTTTGCCGAATTTGTTGCCTGGGATGTTTGATGAGGATAACAATTTGACTTGGAAGAAATTGACTAGTGCTGGTCCTACATTAAGCTTGCTTGATGACAATGTTATTTACATTATGGCGAAGGAGAGCATGTGCCATCCGACAGCATATGTACTTACTGTGGACACCAAAAGTTTGAAGCTCGAGTCTGGTGCGCAGTGTGCTCCTCAAAAGACGGCGTGGTTCGAACCAACATATGAACCGTGTGTTCTTTTTAGCTCTTTTGGCACGACTTCAG AGTTGGTTAAAGAATTTGAAACCAAAGGGACAATATCTGAAATCAAGGAAGGGCCGGTGCTCTCGGTGGTGTCGAAGCGTCTCCGTGTGCTGCGGAAGAAGCAGAATCGCATCGCGCAGATGGAGGAGTCCGTCGCTGCCGGCAAGATGCTTAACCAGGAGCAGAAGGAGCTCATGCACTCCAAGCCCGTCATCGCCGCGCTCATTGACGAGCTTGAGCGCCTCCGCGTACCACTCTCCACCTCTCTCACCAAGGAGCTCTCCACCGTCCCTGCACCTGCTGCCGGTTCCTCATCCTTTGGCTCCGATTTGTCCGTTCAGGACCTCCTCGCGCTCATCTACTTCGGCTCCCTTTTTTATGTCAAGTCACCGAACGAGTTCATCGCCACCATGGTTGCGCGCAAGCACGAACGGAGCAGCTGCATCACCCACGGCTACGTATGGGATGATACCGCGGACCTGCTTGTGGAGAACGACCTTGACGCAGTGTCTGCTGTGGCAGCCCTTGCCGCGGCTCGCCCTGCTTCCGCAGTTGGTGTCTCCCACCACGATGCACTCCAGGCCTGTGCCCATCATGCCCGCCTATGGCTAACCCGTGCTGATGCGCCGATCCACCCTGGCTCCTCTGTTACAT ATGCTGCGGTGAGGTCCAAGTTAGACAGGATCATGGCATCAGACTACTACACAGCACCTGCAGTTGCTGGGAACCATGGAGCTGAAGGTCTGCACTCTGCAGGCACAGATGAGCATGACCGACTCACCAGAGGCACCATCACTCAAGGAGATCCTAGCTGCTGA
- the LOC119276600 gene encoding uncharacterized protein LOC119276600 isoform X2, whose amino-acid sequence MNQLVKEFETKGTISEIKEGPVLSVVSKRLRVLRKKQNRIAQMEESVAAGKMLNQEQKELMHSKPVIAALIDELERLRVPLSTSLTKELSTVPAPAAGSSSFGSDLSVQDLLALIYFGSLFYVKSPNEFIATMVARKHERSSCITHGYVWDDTADLLVENDLDAVSAVAALAAARPASAVGVSHHDALQACAHHARLWLTRADAPIHPGSSVTYAAVRSKLDRIMASDYYTAPAVAGNHGAEGLHSAGTDEHDRLTRGTITQGDPSC is encoded by the exons ATGAACC AGTTGGTTAAAGAATTTGAAACCAAAGGGACAATATCTGAAATCAAGGAAGGGCCGGTGCTCTCGGTGGTGTCGAAGCGTCTCCGTGTGCTGCGGAAGAAGCAGAATCGCATCGCGCAGATGGAGGAGTCCGTCGCTGCCGGCAAGATGCTTAACCAGGAGCAGAAGGAGCTCATGCACTCCAAGCCCGTCATCGCCGCGCTCATTGACGAGCTTGAGCGCCTCCGCGTACCACTCTCCACCTCTCTCACCAAGGAGCTCTCCACCGTCCCTGCACCTGCTGCCGGTTCCTCATCCTTTGGCTCCGATTTGTCCGTTCAGGACCTCCTCGCGCTCATCTACTTCGGCTCCCTTTTTTATGTCAAGTCACCGAACGAGTTCATCGCCACCATGGTTGCGCGCAAGCACGAACGGAGCAGCTGCATCACCCACGGCTACGTATGGGATGATACCGCGGACCTGCTTGTGGAGAACGACCTTGACGCAGTGTCTGCTGTGGCAGCCCTTGCCGCGGCTCGCCCTGCTTCCGCAGTTGGTGTCTCCCACCACGATGCACTCCAGGCCTGTGCCCATCATGCCCGCCTATGGCTAACCCGTGCTGATGCGCCGATCCACCCTGGCTCCTCTGTTACAT ATGCTGCGGTGAGGTCCAAGTTAGACAGGATCATGGCATCAGACTACTACACAGCACCTGCAGTTGCTGGGAACCATGGAGCTGAAGGTCTGCACTCTGCAGGCACAGATGAGCATGACCGACTCACCAGAGGCACCATCACTCAAGGAGATCCTAGCTGCTGA
- the LOC119276601 gene encoding uncharacterized protein LOC119276601: protein MSSPLTLLLVLAVAATAAPLAQAACADGSGATLLHGVANDVLLEYGLPKGLLPDSVKSYTFENATGDYQIELASSCYAWFGDHYVYFDKNLSGTISHGAITNLSGVMAKKLFIWVSITSMTAHPERGVIEFRAGFITEDVPASLFEEIPVCVDGVGGQLRGAAGVVRELGLLPVAEV, encoded by the coding sequence ATGTCTTCTCCCCTgaccctcctcctcgtcctcgccgtCGCCGCGACGGCCGCGCCGCTCGCACAGGCCGCCTGCGCCGACGGGAGCGGCGCCACGCTGCTGCACGGCGTGGCGAACGACGTCCTCCTGGAGTACGGCCTCCCGAAGGGCCTCCTCCCGGACTCGGTCAAGTCCTACACCTTCGAGAACGCCACCGGCGACTACCAGATCGAGCTCGCCAGCAGCTGCTACGCCTGGTTCGGCGACCACTACGTCTACTTCGACAAGAACCTCAGCGGCACCATCTCCCACGGCGCCATCACCAACCTCTCCGGCGTCATGGCCAAGAAGCTCTTCATCTGGGTCTCCATCACCAGCATGACCGCGCACCCGGAGCGCGGGGTGATAGAGTTCCGCGCCGGCTTCATCACGGAGGACGTGCCGGCGTCGCTGTTCGAGGAGATCCCCGTCTGTGTCGACGGCGTCGGCGGGCAGCTCCGCGGCGCGGCCGGGGTGGTCCGGGAGCTCGGCCTGCTCCCCGTCGCCGAGGTGTGA